A genomic stretch from Heliangelus exortis chromosome 16, bHelExo1.hap1, whole genome shotgun sequence includes:
- the E2F1 gene encoding transcription factor E2F1 yields MAVGGAAGLAALLGSASPHLLIVSAAEEPAGGGHTDTDLLLFATPQPARPGDAPRRPALGRPPVKRKLNLETDHQYIAESLPVGRGKARNPTKGAKSPGEKSRYETSLNLTTKRFLELLSQSPDGVVDLNWAAEVLKVQKRRIYDITNVLEGIQLITKKSKNNIQWLGSQATVGAPGRHRLLEKELQELQAAEWQLDELIQTCTLQLRLLTEDPANQQYPWVQGWGWLGGGKQWQAGLPAVHLALSWQHHRVCSLTPRTAAYVTCQDLRSIVDPSEQMVMVIKAPPETQLQVSDPAEAFQFSVRSTQGPIDVFLCPEDSSGVCSPVKSPFKAPTEDSPPGLSQSRASPLVHPTQDVNMSLLPGEQETLPSKCPAEEVNLSPLASMDALLDQSRDDFSGFLADEFINLLPPQAQDYHFGLEEGEGISELFDCDFGDFTPLDF; encoded by the exons ATGGCGGTGGGCGGCGCGGCGGGGCTGGCGGCGCTGCTGGGCAGCGCTTCCCCGCATCTCCTCATCGTCTCCGCCGCCGAGGAGCCGGCGGGAGGTGGACACACTGATACCGACCTCCTGCTTTTTGCCACACCGCAGCCCGCCCGCCCTGGAGACGCGCCCAGACGGCCTGCGCTGGGGCGACCACCG GTGAAGAGGAAGCTGAACTTGGAGACGGATCACCAGTACATAGCAGAGAGCCTGCCGGTGGGCCGGGGCAAGGCCAGGAACCCCACTAAAG GAGCAAAATCTCCTGGGGAGAAGTCCCGCTATGAAACCTCTCTGAACCTCACCACTAAGCgcttcctggagctgctgagccagTCACCTGATGGTGTGGTGGATCTCAACTGGGCAGCCGAGGTCCTGAAGGTGCAGAAGAGACGCATCTATGACATCACCAATGTCCTGGAGGGCATCCAGCTCATAACCAAGAAGTCGAAGAACAACATCCAGTGGCT GGGCAGCCAGGCCACCGTGGGGGCTCCGGGCCGGCACCGgctgctggagaaggagctgcaggagctgcaggcgGCCGAGTGGCAGCTGGACGAGCTCATCCAGACCTGCACCCTGCAGCTGCGCCTGCTCACTGAGGACCCCGCCAACCAGCAATATCCttgggtgcagggctggggctggctgggtggGGGGAAGCAGTGGCAGGCAGGGCTTCCCGCTGTCCACCTGGCTCTCTCATGGCAGCATCACCGTGTCTGCTCCTTGACCCCTCGTACCGCAGCCTACGTCACCTGCCAGGATCTCCGCAGCATTGTGGACCCTTCAGAGCAAATGGTGATGGTCATCAAAGCTCCCCCAGAGACCCAGCTGCAGGTCTCAGACCCAGCAGAG gcTTTCCAGTTCTCGGTGCGAAGCACTCAGGGCCCCATCGATGTCTTCCTCTGCCCCGAGGACAGCTCAGGGGTCTGCAGCCCCGTCAAGAGCCCCTTCAAAGCCCCCACAGAGGACTCACCCCCCGGCCTTTCGCAGTCCAGAGCCTCCCCACTCGTGCATCCCACCCAGGACGTGAACATGTCACTGCTGCCTGGAGAGCAAG AGACACTGCCCAGCAAGTGCCCAGCAGAGGAGGTGAACCTTTCACCACTGGCCTCCATGGATGCCCTCCTGGACCAGAGCAGGGatgatttttcaggtttcttGGCAGATGAGTTCATCAATTTGTTACCGCCGCAGGCACAGGACTATCACTTTGGCCTGGAGGAGGGTGAAGGCATCAGTGAGCTCTTTGACTGTGACTTTGGGGATTTCACACCCTTGGACTTCTGA